The following proteins are encoded in a genomic region of Prochlorothrix hollandica PCC 9006 = CALU 1027:
- the ispE gene encoding 4-(cytidine 5'-diphospho)-2-C-methyl-D-erythritol kinase, whose translation MALCTLLAPAKINLYLEVVGDRPDGFHELVMIMQSVALADRVTLDFRDSDPKTSADTPTLSLDLHCDHPEVPTDASNLAHRAAVLLHGQWAEYCPDRPAPQGHLQITIAKQIPVGAGLAGGSTDAAAVLVGLNHLWAMGLTPQTLEHLCSQLGSDIPFCVQGGTVLATGRGEILQPLPHALPALPLVLAKFRSLSVSTPWAYGTYRQQFAPTYIQDSPGVQARQTAVQAGDLAQAIAQGDPLRLSQTLHNDLEKVVLPAHAAVVTLRHLFQQQPGVLGTLMSGSGPTVFALCVSATAAEVTAAAVQTQLQNPDLECWVTQSVAGGIQIL comes from the coding sequence ATGGCCCTTTGTACCCTGCTGGCTCCGGCCAAAATCAACCTTTATCTAGAAGTAGTGGGCGATCGCCCCGATGGTTTTCATGAACTGGTCATGATCATGCAGAGTGTGGCCTTGGCCGATCGGGTCACCCTCGATTTTCGTGATAGTGACCCTAAGACCAGTGCCGACACCCCTACTCTCAGCCTCGATCTCCACTGCGATCACCCGGAAGTGCCCACCGATGCCAGCAACCTGGCCCACCGTGCCGCTGTCCTGCTCCATGGCCAGTGGGCTGAATATTGTCCCGATCGCCCCGCCCCCCAGGGTCATCTCCAGATCACGATCGCCAAACAGATTCCCGTCGGTGCAGGACTAGCGGGGGGATCCACCGATGCCGCCGCCGTTCTGGTGGGTCTCAATCACCTGTGGGCCATGGGGCTAACCCCCCAAACCCTGGAACATCTGTGTAGCCAGTTGGGATCCGACATCCCCTTTTGTGTCCAAGGGGGAACGGTCTTGGCCACGGGACGGGGGGAGATCTTGCAGCCCTTACCCCATGCCCTCCCGGCCTTGCCCCTGGTGTTGGCCAAATTTCGCAGCCTCTCGGTGTCCACCCCCTGGGCCTATGGCACCTATCGCCAGCAATTCGCCCCCACCTATATTCAAGACTCCCCAGGGGTTCAGGCTCGGCAAACAGCGGTGCAAGCCGGGGACTTGGCCCAAGCCATTGCCCAGGGCGATCCGCTGCGCCTGAGTCAAACCCTCCACAATGACCTGGAAAAGGTGGTGTTGCCGGCCCATGCCGCCGTGGTCACCCTGCGCCACCTCTTCCAGCAACAACCGGGGGTTTTGGGCACCCTGATGTCTGGCTCTGGGCCGACGGTGTTCGCCCTCTGTGTCTCCGCCACTGCCGCCGAGGTGACGGCTGCTGCCGTCCAAACCCAACTCCAAAACCCCGACCTAGAGTGTTGGGTCACCCAGTCTGTGGCCGGAGGCATTCAAATTCTGTAA